The region TGTTTCACTCCATTCTTGTCCCCATAGCCCTCCGTTTCTTGGTTTTCAGCCATGATCGATGTCACGCGCCCTAGCGACAAAATGGAGCGGACACAAAGGAGCGGGAAATCATGGGTTTCTTTTGCTATTGCTTTAGATTGGGTTAGTCTGTGACGAAATTTTTTGTTACTTCTTTTGTTCATCAGCTTCATTTTtccaataatttttaaatatgaaCTTTGCAAACATGACAAAAACCGTGCTTAACCTTACGGAGATTTGCGCTAGTCAGGCTGTTCTAAATAGGAATTATTTgcgaaaaacaaacatttacaAGGATTTGAATTTTCAGATGAGTGCATGAATGTAAATGGGAGATTTGCTCGAGTTTTCGAGTAAAAAGGGAAGATAGCGGTGGTCACGTCACAATGCAGTCGACATGTCACCGAACAAAGGGCGGCTTCTGTAATGCAAATTACCGTACTTAAAATGGGGCTGCCACAACATTTAAGCTTCATCATATTTAGAACAGTtgcctgttccaaacgtcgtgccACTGCCGTGCCGACCTCAAATGAAACTGCCATTTCGATTtaagcacggcagtagcaccccgtttgaaaccattaagcGCGGTACGGCTGAATTAGGTTCGGCACGAATACTTAGCACGGCAGGACTTGCCGTgccgcacggcagtagcacgacttggtttcaaacggcgtgctaattgttgcgccgaactcaatccataaattaatttaatgtattttgcattatttgcatactattacgctggatggatggtttgttttgtcttttgaatttggcgctactgtattaggttcgacgtttgaaaccgctgccgtgccatcgtcgtgccactgccaatccaaattcatttgagttcggcacggcagtagcacgacgtttggaacaggctTTAGAGCTCACCTCAATGCTATTGCCGCTATACATCAGCCAGTGAGCAGCTAGTCCTGGTTGCACAGGTGATTTGGGAATTATTATATTGTCATGTATTCTAATTGAGTCAATTACACCATGGTTAACCATAAGTGAATGACGTCACATTGGGATTGCTTTTGCAACTTCTAACGGCTCCGTGAAAACTCTTACATTTCAAGATTTCTCGTacgtaaatgaaaaaaattaaaaaccaacTATATCCTTAGGGGGACCCTTAGGGGCCTTTCACAACAAAACCCGGCAAATGAAAACAGAGACACCAAAATAATGAACCATTTAATCTTCagtggggagggggaggggctGGTAAATGCCTTTAATTAAGGTCCCCGGCCTTGTCCGTATGCCACCGGACCTCTAGACATTTTGTGCTTAGTCTAGCGGTTTTTGTTGAAGAATCTAAGATCCCATTGAAACCCTCTGCTTTCTGTTATCGTTTCGCATTCATTTAAATGAAACCCTACTGGATCAAAAGTTCACTACCTTGACAGTGCAGGTCATTCCTGTACAAATTCTTTCGATGGCGACTATGAGCAATCTCCTATCCAACAATTTTACAAAATGATGGAAAATTAATTGACCGTTGTAATCGGTTTTCTTATAAGCACAAATAAGGGGTACAGGTACGTCTTTTTAAGACGCTGGCCACGACTTGTTCCctcaaaatttcatgaaaattacaTGACGGGTGGCTTACATCAtacttttaaaacaaatgacgaaaaacaaacattttataaaagctaaccattcttgAACATGTGCGTAGGCTTAAACAGTGTATATCAGTGCTACAAACCCTCAAATGGTCAATTTTGCGTGCATTGGAACGTTTTGCACCGTTGATTTTGGCTTGGGTGACGCGCTGGCTCTAGTCGCTTCAGAAGCGAATTCAGTGGACACACCAAAAACTCAGTAAATACAATTACTTTATTGCTGTCTTACAGAGACCAGAAATCGCAAATAATTCGCGTTaatttgttatttctttgtaTAAAAGCGGACGCGTGAGGGAGCAGTATTAGCCAGCAACGATAGGATGAAAATCCTCCAATCAACAAACAACATGGGAATGATTCCTGCACATGTTACATAATGTTTACATAATGTACATAAAAGGTAGTgcggatcgaaatgcaccaatcaaaaaCGATCGGTGTTCTACTTTACTGCCGCAATGCTGAAGACCAAAAACAGATCTCGAATCTTGGGTTATGGTGAAGGACATGTGAAATCTTGCCCTCTAAAATATCCGAAAATCAGTGACGAACTGTCGTAAAATATCTAGGGGGAAACCTTGTTTGAAATTGCCCAAAAGCGCGGTAAGTATAGTGAATTTGGACGTGATTGAAGTATAAGTATTAATTTAACCAGATTCCAAAGGCACTGAAAAGGACCTGAATGAATTTGTGAAATGGTATTTGTTGAGGAAAAAGCCTGTATAGGTATTTGAATCATAAGACCAAATAATATTTAGCTTATTCGCAATGCCAACTCCGGCGAGACTGCAAACGTATGAACTTGTGTTACACGTAAAACTTGCTCGGTTTAATTTTAATACCGGTAACCGCATGACTTGGTGCTTTCATTTTATATGTCTACATCATCTCTGATTTCCTTATATCGGTGTCCTGTGGGGCTTAGAAAACACTAGAATAACGTACACTTCAGTGGTCAACCTTTTTTCACTAGAGTGTATTTTAATTCCACAACAATCACGATACACTTAAGCCAACACTCTACATTATCAAGTGAACATTAACTGACTTTGCACACAGACTCCAACTGTATGACACACTGGCCCACAGTTTAgtaagtttcacaggtttttacaccgaggtaaacccgtAAAATGACTTGAAGATCAATGTTAAACTGGATATTACGTGCGGTGACATCATAACTGTTTGCCATTGGTACTTGGTAGCTTTTAAATCATTGATATCATGGAGTAAGCTGGATTAAAGGAGAGGGAGTGTGCCGATGTTTCTTACTTCCCTTAATGTATaaacaaatggaaaaaaaagaaaagtccaACTACTTACGCTTTGTTTTTGCAACTCTAAAACAAgttgcatttattttttcaataatgAAACTCTAAAATGAGTTAAGTATACAAAGTAGTTTCTTCAATGTCAAACTATGAAATCCACTCAATCTAAATTATTTGTAAAACACAACATGTAAGTTCCAGGGTTGAATTGTTTGAGACAAGCTTAGCACTAAACCAGTTTAATTGTCATGGCAATGTTTTGGATTTTATCAAATTGAAACCACCAACCTCGCTTCAAATAACTAGCGCCAGAGCTGCATTATGAAAACTGGATTTAGTGAAACCCAAAAGGTTGGTGTCTTTGAAGCCAGCTTAGCCCTTGTCTCCTGGGAGtaagacttgacagattttactctgtctagttccagacgattttactcgtcaatggcaGCTGGttgaggagtcaatgggtttacaCAAGATTGAAATTAAAGGATAGAGAGAAAGAGCGTGAGAGTGTTTTATaaaccaaaataataatattagtttTCCTCTTCATCTGTAGAAATGAAACTTCATGTAAACTTGAATTTTTTGGGACCTGACttctgaaaacaatttttttctgttttatatTCATAAACcttgttttctcttgttttcaatAAACCTCAAGATCAATCAAAATCCATTGATTTTTACAGTGTTTATCCTGGTTTAGTGCTGACCTTGCTTATACCAACTTGGTCCATCACACCTCCaccaaaatttcaaaacaataaatttcactcaCCATTACACAATACACATTTGCTAAGAATTAAAACAAGTGAACAAGTACATCCAATAAGAAGAACAACTATCTTTTCTAGTTTATGCAATGGGAGTTTCTGAAATCTCTAAAAGAtagcaaaattcaacaaaattagTGTTTTGTCTTATCAAGCCATCAGAACTTCTTCTGCATAGAGTTTtagggaattttttttaaagcaacagGGCATCACACAACTTTGACAGTCATCACtaaaaagaacaacaaatagCATTCCCCATAAAATAGGACAACTATTTTTAGGAATGaatcttaattaatttaatttgcattatcATAAAATCACTTGTAATTTACTAAGAAGCCTATCtcatagaccaattcggctaactcaatgttgtacccaattcaaatcctctgggaataaaacgttttgttccaagaatttccatatcatttaaatgtgaatgctgcattgtcatgcaaattcaacacacaaagaatcttaaccccaagagatttgaattgggtacaacattgagttagccgaattggtctattgttgcCCAATCAGAATAAAATGATAatcattacatgtatattaactatgttgtcatttacaaatatttttaaactatTGAAACCGGTGGTTACCATAAATATCTTTCCTCAAGAGTTTTACCTTCAAAACAACACAAATATTGTGCGTCCTGaattgaacagtttgttttaaCAACTTCCTTAGTAGGTGAATATGTGAAAATGCAATATTAACCTAGaatcaaacaataataattattattttcgaAAAGTTTTCAGCTTCACTGttactaaaacaaaattaacatgACATTTGATTAACCTTGAATGCCAAATTGTTTTTTGACAGAATGTGAATCAATTGCGTGAAAGCAACAACCATTGTCAAGTGATAGGACATTCTAATAGCTCTTTGCAAAGTACTTTAACACTTTGAGAACAGTCACACTGTTTTTCAAGGTTCAATGCTGAATGTACTTTAAAACTCACCAAAGGTAAGGATCTTCATTAATTAAGAGGTTTGAATAAAAGGCAGTCTATTGCCACCTGCTCATGTAGCAAACCCCtgttcattttttttgcaattgctgcCACACTAACATGTATTCACTCAGAGATGATGGCAACCTTTGCCCAAAACTGTCCAATTGAGCCATGTTTTTTTCTGACTAAAAacagttgcttaaatttttttcagtagttaaataattttggttttatttatGAAGTATTTCCTTGGGACGTCTCCATGGATCCCAATTTTAACTTTGTTTGAAACACCAGAGCATCTGTCAAGTCATGCCATACACACTTAATACGTTACTGACTTGATTAGTCTCAGCCATTTGTTTTTGAGAATGCTGTTTAGTAAATTTTGCCTTTATGTCTGCTACAAATCTAAACTTTCTCCCAGAGGATGAAAGCAAGGATGTTGATTACCTGTGTTTTTAATAAACATGGCATATTGGAAAGTTCATCTTATGTTATAATATAATTTGTGATAAATAATAGTTATTTGTTGAGGACATAATGTTAAGTTAATTCAATTATTAAAAGGTTATTTTCTCTTTGTATTTGGCTTGAATATGCATTGTTCATGGACTGCAACATCAACCCTTACATCACAGAACTAAAATTtgatgtcacagttttttgtGCTGTACAAGAAGCAGTATCCTTGTGCTTTCCTGTGGCACCTTTTGCGTAAGTATTCTGTCAAGTAAAGAGTTAAGGAATTCTCTATTTGTCATTCAAGGAAAACTATCAGTAAGCGATGATAATGTAGTTACTTCATATTACACAACTGTCTCCTTTCCTACAAAAACACAATTTTCATTGCCAAGTGGTGCAGGTTGTTGTGGGTTGTTGGCAATATGCTGAGGTATGCAGGCAATGCTGCCAAATTCACTCGCAGCAACTTCCTTGGGCATGTCCATGTACCTCCTAACCAGTGAAAACACTGAACTGCTCAGTTCACCTTTCAGCTGAAGCAGCCTACTTCTTCTGACATTAATGGTGTCCACTGACACCAGACAAGTCTCTCGCACATTTGAAATGCTGTTTGTGCTTAGTCCAAGTTTGTTCTTGTTGCTGTGCACACTAAGAGAAGAGAGATGATGACCATTGCTTCCCATACTGTGAAAAGACATAGGTCGACCATCATCTTCTGGTTCTTCAATAATTACCTCAGGTAGTCCTGTGTAAAACCCATTGGACCATTGCAGGTCCTTTTCAGAAATAGTCCTCTTTTCATCAAAATATGTTGCTTTTTCATCAAAGCCACTTTCATCTGCAAGCACAACCCTGCATTTGTCATCCTCCTCTCTGTCAGGCATAAGGAAAGGTATGCCGAACATCATGCATGCTGCAGCCGTTGGTACAGCCCCAGAAATGTAAAAAGCCACTTGATATGAGTTAAAAGCTTGATATATTTTACCTgaagataaaaacaaaatattttcattaATGGGGATGTCGGAGACAGTGagtaattaacccattgacccctggggtttccccattgacgagtaaaattgtcttgcgttagacagagtaaaatatcggtttaggccggtttgggcgTCAAAGGCTTCGTGAGTGATTAAAGCATTGAGAGTGAGACATACATAAATCATTTCATAGCAAATAGTATCCTAAGGTAAAGGTCTCTTAAATGATAAAACTGTTTTATCATTTAACAGACCTTTACCTTAGGTATGAGGTAAGTCCCTTAAACTATTACACAGACAGTCATCTTCGGGAAAATAAGAGCAATTTCCTTCCTAGGCACATAAAACAATATTGATTGACTTGTTCCACCATTTCAGCCCTGATTCTCTACTTGAGggttcctttgtttttgtattggTGATGAAACGTTTTTTTACTGATCTCTAATGAGCCTTAAGGGTAAGGAATAGTCTTCTAAGCGTGGTTGGCAATATTCATTATGGATTGATGTTGAACACAGAGTGGCTGAGTTAAATGTACAAGCTATTGAGTCAATGTTCATGAAACTGTCTACTCACCAGCAATGACAGGACCAACTGTAAGAGGAACAGACTTTAGAGCAAACAGTACACCAACACCATGAGCCATCTTGTCTCTCCCAACAATGTCACCAGTGAGAACAGGAGCTAACAGAACATAACATCCTTCAAAGAAACCAAACATGCTTGCATAGATCACAAGACCAGGATATGATGTTAGAACTGGACAAAGAGTGTTGCTGATGCCAATCATGAGGAAACTAATTTGGTAAAGGTAAAGCCTGTTAACTTTCGGGTGATCAGCCATTTTGCCAAAGATAAGTCGCCCAAAGGTAGATGCAATTGACATAATTCCTATAAGTAATGTGGCCTTGAATGGGTCAATGCCTTCTTCAATGGCAAGACTCACCTATGGAGGTTGGAAATATAAAATGTTACCCTAAGAAATATCATTCATGATCTAAAGGTTGGTTTAATTAAGGAATTTTTTGTGCACTATTGGTCCATTTTAGGTTTCTGGACTCTGATACCTAACCATTGAATGTACTGACAACAATAGTAATATCAATATTAGCAATAGTACcgggtaataataataataataataataataataataataataataataataataataataataataatgtaggTTCAATAAACATCAAATCAATTTAAaggagaataataataattttatattcaaGTTTTATTTATGCTGAAAAACCCTATTGatcagagcagagaaccaataAGCTCAACTCACTTGAAAGTGAGGTCAGGGAAATTATCAGTGGTGAATCTATTTAAGTAAACAGTATACATCTTATGTGGCCTCTTCATTTCCACATCTTCTACAGGTTTATTGCAACACATTGCAAAGGCTATGGGTTCAAACCAGGTTCAAGCCTCAATTTTGTTGGCTGTCCTTTCCCTACTGCAAAAGTAACAATGATAACTGTGATGGTTTGAAATATTGACATGATTCTCTCTGTACTTGAAACTAATATTTCTTTGATGTATTAGTCTCTTCATTTTAAAAGTAAAGTCATCTCCACCCTAGCTTGTTTCCATTGGCCAGGTTTCTGAGCAGACGACTAAACAATAGCCCAATGATTATTGGCCCTGCCCTGCATGCAatcttgaataaaattaaaaacatgcaaGCTAGGGGTGGTTCTAACTTTCGAGTCAATGAAAGTCTACAGCATGGGAATCCTTAACTTCCTATAAAACGTTGGGGATTTTAGTTTCCTATACAGGGGCTTTGGTGTAGTGTTATTTGTCttcaaaacataaaagaaattaaatttaccaAGTGTACAAATGGCACAAAGTAGCCAAGCATCCAAAGAGCTAATGATGCACACCACAAGATATAGGctttgttcttgaaaagatCCCTAAAGCTCTTGAGGAAAGCAAATCTGGATTTCTTCTCTCCAACAGGCTCCTTGTGTGAACTGAGGAAACCAGTGTTGATTGGTCTGTAGATCAAAGCACAGAGCACCACACAGGAGAGCATGCCTGCTGACACTTTCATAGTGGTTCTTAAGCCGAATTGTTGAATCAACTTTTGCAGGACCGGCCCCATACACAGGCTACCCACTCCACTTCCGGATGAAGTGATCCCATTGGCTAACGAGAGCCGCTTGGAGAAGTACTGGCCCAGAATGACAACAGATGGAAAATAGCACATGCTTGCACCAACTCCAAACAAGAAGCCGTAGGTCAAGTCCATTAAGTATATGTTGGTAGCTATGGAGCCAAGAAGGCATCCACTTGCTGCAATCACGCAACCAATCATTGTGGTGACTCGACAGCCCAGCTTTTGACACAGACTGGTTGCTAGGGGCCCAAGCAAGAACATCATGCCATATGTGATGGAACCTACCACAGCTATGGATGgggaaaagaaacaaatttgGGTCAGGTTAGTTTTGTTGTGTAATGTTACAACAATACATTCACCTGTATTTTCTTCTAAGCTGGCAGTCTCTcttttaagcctggttttcactatcgacgcaagcataagcacaagaagcatacgcaaactcagAAGCTTGTTGTTTATTAGAGCCTTTTGTTtgaacaatagacactaattaacaacaagtaaatgcgcctgcttgttgcttgtgcttatgcttgcgtcgctagtgaaaaccaagcCCTACAGTTCATTACATGCTGTAAGCTGTGAAGAAGCTGAAACCAGTGGGAGACTGCTAGCAGACCAAAAAAGATACAGCCAAGGCGTTTAGCAGGTGAGGCATTATGGCCCTGTTGAGGTTCTTGGTGATGTTTGATAAGTGGTCACTGTGACACATTGTGCATGTTACATATTGTACATAATTACTTAAACTTTTGTTCTTCTGCTTTGTGAGCACGTCTTTTATTTTGATAAGTGTTGTTTTTGGCTTCAAGTTTATGCGTTCACATGGTGCGTTTCATTTAGATCAGGGAATCTCTTGTAGAATTGTTGCAGTCACCAACCAGCTGAATTCTTCCAGTTGAGTTACTTAACACCATCAG is a window of Montipora capricornis isolate CH-2021 chromosome 13, ASM3666992v2, whole genome shotgun sequence DNA encoding:
- the LOC138028627 gene encoding monocarboxylate transporter 10-like; its protein translation is MVCCKKKSMDEKPEIIVPFPDGGWGWFVCMATFTTQFIVLGIMNNFGVIYVELLAEFKIGKADAAVVGSITYGMMFLLGPLATSLCQKLGCRVTTMIGCVIAASGCLLGSIATNIYLMDLTYGFLFGVGASMCYFPSVVILGQYFSKRLSLANGITSSGSGVGSLCMGPVLQKLIQQFGLRTTMKVSAGMLSCVVLCALIYRPINTGFLSSHKEPVGEKKSRFAFLKSFRDLFKNKAYILWCASLALWMLGYFVPFVHLVSLAIEEGIDPFKATLLIGIMSIASTFGRLIFGKMADHPKVNRLYLYQISFLMIGISNTLCPVLTSYPGLVIYASMFGFFEGCYVLLAPVLTGDIVGRDKMAHGVGVLFALKSVPLTVGPVIAGKIYQAFNSYQVAFYISGAVPTAAACMMFGIPFLMPDREEDDKCRVVLADESGFDEKATYFDEKRTISEKDLQWSNGFYTGLPEVIIEEPEDDGRPMSFHSMGSNGHHLSSLSVHSNKNKLGLSTNSISNVRETCLVSVDTINVRRSRLLQLKGELSSSVFSLVRRYMDMPKEVAASEFGSIACIPQHIANNPQQPAPLGNENCVFVGKETVV